A portion of the Natronogracilivirga saccharolytica genome contains these proteins:
- a CDS encoding sodium:solute symporter family protein: MVSTLTTLDWMLVASYFVLSLGIALYFYSRAGRNTTEFFLSGRNMPWWIIGTSMVATTFAADTPLAVTEMVAENGIAGNWLWWNFLMGGMLTVFFFARLWRRSGVLTDVEFIELRYSGPEAAWLRGLKAIYFGLLMNVIILGWVSLAMESIFNVLFPGMTFFGHEYFSFLGVTVSAPLALVGCLIIFVAVYSLISGLWGVAVTDIFQFVIALGGTIVLAFYAVNIPEIGGISGLQEQLPDETFSFLPTVGQTAEGVAVLTLSVGAFAAYFGVQWWSSWYPGSEPGGGGYIAQRIMSAKDEKHSLFATLWFNIAHYCLRPWPWIIVALVSLVLYPDLSDSREGFVLVMRDVLPPGLLGLLFAAFLAAFTSTFAAHLNWGTSYLVNDFWRRFIKSDGTEKYYVAVSRIVTFLLAVTAFIVTTQLDTIKQAWGLVLTASGGLGLVLILRWYWWRINAWSELAASLTPIFLVILVLFGVPVPGLTDPFPLNLYYVVAITTVVWLLVTYLTKPTEHKKLTHFYRRVRPGGPGWKPLEAENPDISSDGSLWPLLGNWVAGVVLVYMVLFGFGHFLFGNYGYFLICAIFGLGAIGFLYWDLSKRGFDTVIEHDPSGKDAGGNDKTDSGS; encoded by the coding sequence ATGGTTTCGACCTTGACAACACTGGACTGGATGCTGGTGGCATCCTATTTCGTACTTTCACTTGGCATAGCACTTTATTTCTATTCCCGTGCCGGTCGGAATACCACTGAATTCTTCCTTTCCGGACGCAACATGCCCTGGTGGATTATCGGAACAAGCATGGTTGCTACCACGTTCGCCGCCGACACGCCGCTGGCTGTCACGGAGATGGTGGCCGAAAACGGAATTGCCGGAAACTGGCTTTGGTGGAACTTCCTGATGGGTGGCATGCTGACCGTTTTCTTTTTTGCCCGACTGTGGAGACGAAGCGGCGTCCTGACCGATGTCGAGTTTATTGAACTTCGCTACAGCGGGCCTGAGGCAGCATGGCTGCGCGGACTCAAGGCTATATACTTCGGCCTTCTGATGAACGTCATCATTCTGGGATGGGTCAGCCTCGCTATGGAATCCATATTCAATGTCCTGTTTCCGGGCATGACCTTCTTCGGACATGAATACTTCTCGTTTCTGGGTGTCACCGTGAGCGCCCCGCTGGCACTGGTCGGCTGCCTGATCATTTTCGTTGCCGTTTACTCGCTCATCTCCGGGCTTTGGGGAGTTGCCGTGACGGATATCTTCCAGTTTGTCATCGCACTCGGCGGGACCATTGTCCTCGCCTTTTATGCCGTCAACATTCCGGAAATCGGCGGTATTTCCGGCCTGCAGGAGCAGCTTCCGGATGAAACCTTCAGCTTCCTTCCCACCGTCGGCCAGACTGCCGAGGGGGTCGCCGTACTGACACTCAGCGTCGGCGCCTTTGCCGCCTACTTCGGTGTCCAGTGGTGGTCCAGCTGGTACCCCGGATCTGAGCCCGGCGGCGGCGGCTACATCGCCCAGCGCATCATGAGTGCAAAAGATGAAAAACACTCGCTCTTTGCCACACTTTGGTTCAACATCGCTCACTACTGCCTCCGGCCGTGGCCCTGGATTATAGTCGCCCTTGTATCACTGGTGCTCTATCCGGACCTCTCCGATTCACGGGAAGGCTTCGTGCTGGTGATGCGGGATGTACTGCCGCCCGGCCTGCTCGGGCTGCTGTTTGCAGCTTTCCTGGCTGCCTTCACCAGTACCTTTGCTGCTCATCTGAACTGGGGGACATCCTACCTGGTAAATGACTTCTGGCGGCGGTTTATCAAGTCGGACGGCACTGAAAAATATTATGTCGCTGTATCCCGTATCGTGACTTTCCTGCTTGCCGTTACCGCTTTTATCGTCACCACACAGCTCGACACCATCAAACAGGCATGGGGGCTGGTGCTGACAGCATCCGGCGGACTTGGACTGGTGCTAATTCTGCGGTGGTACTGGTGGCGGATCAACGCATGGAGCGAGCTGGCCGCATCGCTTACACCCATTTTCCTGGTGATACTGGTTCTTTTCGGTGTGCCCGTACCCGGCCTGACCGATCCGTTCCCGCTGAATCTTTACTACGTAGTGGCAATTACCACCGTTGTCTGGCTTCTGGTCACGTATCTGACAAAGCCTACCGAACACAAAAAGCTCACTCATTTTTACCGTCGTGTCCGGCCGGGCGGACCGGGATGGAAGCCGCTTGAAGCTGAAAATCCGGACATTTCTTCTGACGGGTCGCTCTGGCCGCTTCTGGGCAACTGGGTTGCCGGTGTCGTTCTGGTCTACATGGTTCTGTTCGGGTTCGGACACTTCCTGTTCGGAAACTACGGATACTTCCTGATCTGTGCTATATTTGGATTGGGCGCCATCGGATTCCTCTACTGGGATCTGAGCAAACGCGGTTTTGATACGGTGATAGAACATGATCCGTCCGGAAAAGACGCTGGCGGCAATGACAAAACAGACTCTGGCAGTTGA
- a CDS encoding glycosyltransferase gives MYTPEPQISVICVFRNRKESITPTVKALFSIKEVPCEFIIIDDASTDGSTEKLRSLMESYQNEQTYFFELDSPRGRGNCLNMALEHIRGRIIWIPESLHTVDQELLAAAAGELRSSESPLAVATEEPLPGSAIDWLQMLKNDRIPFDRNYLFDIEKIPPAQQFADPHWSSRHASEWAMRLHSRHDIISVKPFADGSSDHLAMDDRTRKECVYSLLRDPELSFSSQEKAFRMLRSFGHTDSEQDAESSEILYSQAQSLFKTGDSVSALDLLNRILASDPGHKRSRSFKISILEKMRRYVEAAEEKHSIQSRDSSEEVPDEQEAIPELQDSSQKEPAESGQDYSEETGQTPESAEPASETEKTSVQADPAEETEKIPEAPESADDISDSTESAELTDSTQEDTAFRRQGDAREDETTGQHHTAAGTSVRVNYRKEISNQLPLTIIIPTSTIRRQVLEDCLTSVFRYTASGQTKIIVIDNGSVDDTDEYLDSLIRENRPVTVLSNERNLGFAAAVNQGLAKAGDGIVVVMHNDVILRGPVPARLARVLDENQDIGLVAPKADRTWSPLQHLNGIGDDTRQNPETDSDSPFTEVDLVDGYMMAFRNEPGLTMSKDYGLAYFDDADFCFRLQKKGYRIVIDNRETVTHLYGQTTSDLGLNMRGKAYWKNAALFQSEWSLEPQFPAENTVDDSIRQFIIIGELINPFYPEKHLLDYFWKLFTSEQKTRVYNSDFPSGELKAMIRVMMAANQREILRRLEQQLNSYPPDMQLYHDLIVFYFDRTIYSRCKLYLDKIGDHEMPSDLAIYQLKIAIGEKDYGKAAKLLENLMEELPTHPEILLSAAEIHRKSGNREQSEKFMSLARTFNPYIRP, from the coding sequence GTGTATACACCTGAACCACAAATATCTGTCATCTGCGTTTTTCGGAACCGCAAGGAGTCGATCACGCCTACTGTCAAAGCTCTTTTTTCCATTAAGGAAGTCCCTTGCGAGTTTATTATTATTGATGATGCCTCCACTGACGGCAGTACGGAAAAACTGCGGTCACTCATGGAGTCTTATCAGAACGAACAGACCTATTTTTTTGAACTGGACTCTCCGCGTGGCCGCGGCAACTGCCTGAATATGGCACTTGAGCACATTCGCGGACGGATTATCTGGATCCCTGAAAGTCTGCACACCGTGGATCAGGAGCTGCTTGCAGCAGCAGCCGGGGAACTCAGATCCTCAGAGAGTCCCCTTGCAGTGGCCACAGAAGAACCCTTGCCCGGGTCTGCCATTGACTGGCTTCAAATGCTCAAGAATGATCGTATTCCCTTCGACCGGAACTACCTTTTTGATATCGAAAAAATCCCGCCCGCTCAGCAGTTTGCCGACCCGCACTGGTCCTCAAGGCATGCTTCGGAATGGGCAATGCGGCTGCATTCAAGGCATGACATTATTTCCGTTAAACCATTTGCCGACGGAAGCAGCGACCATCTTGCCATGGATGACCGCACCCGGAAAGAATGCGTTTATTCGCTGCTGCGCGATCCGGAACTGTCGTTTTCCAGTCAGGAAAAAGCCTTCCGGATGCTTCGGAGTTTCGGCCATACGGATAGTGAGCAGGACGCAGAAAGCTCTGAAATTTTATACAGCCAGGCTCAATCCCTGTTCAAAACCGGTGACAGTGTGTCGGCCCTCGATCTGCTAAACCGCATTCTGGCCAGCGATCCCGGTCACAAAAGGTCGCGTTCATTCAAGATCTCTATCCTTGAAAAAATGCGGCGTTATGTTGAAGCCGCTGAGGAGAAACACTCAATCCAGTCCCGTGATTCATCGGAAGAGGTCCCCGATGAGCAGGAAGCCATTCCGGAACTACAGGATTCCTCGCAGAAGGAACCGGCAGAATCCGGTCAGGATTATTCTGAAGAAACCGGACAGACTCCGGAATCTGCTGAACCGGCAAGCGAAACTGAAAAAACATCAGTACAAGCCGATCCTGCAGAAGAAACTGAAAAGATTCCGGAGGCTCCTGAATCAGCGGACGATATTTCAGATTCAACGGAATCAGCTGAGCTGACCGACTCCACCCAGGAAGACACTGCCTTCAGACGACAAGGTGATGCGCGGGAAGATGAAACAACCGGACAACACCACACTGCTGCCGGCACCTCTGTCAGGGTGAACTATCGCAAGGAAATCAGCAATCAGCTACCTTTAACCATCATTATCCCCACCTCAACCATCAGGCGGCAGGTGCTTGAAGACTGTCTGACCTCCGTATTCCGGTACACCGCCTCCGGGCAGACAAAGATTATTGTCATCGATAACGGATCCGTTGACGATACCGACGAGTACCTGGACTCACTTATCCGTGAAAATCGTCCCGTCACCGTTCTGAGCAACGAACGAAATCTCGGATTTGCCGCAGCTGTCAACCAGGGACTTGCAAAAGCCGGGGATGGAATTGTTGTGGTCATGCACAATGATGTTATTCTGCGCGGACCTGTACCTGCGAGGCTGGCACGGGTGCTTGATGAAAATCAGGACATCGGACTGGTAGCACCAAAAGCCGATCGCACATGGAGTCCCCTTCAGCACCTGAACGGTATCGGTGATGACACCCGGCAAAATCCTGAAACCGATTCTGACAGTCCGTTTACAGAAGTGGATCTTGTCGACGGATACATGATGGCCTTCCGTAATGAACCCGGACTCACAATGAGCAAAGATTACGGGCTGGCTTACTTTGATGATGCGGATTTCTGTTTCCGGCTGCAAAAAAAGGGATACCGCATTGTCATTGACAATCGTGAAACGGTTACTCACTTGTACGGGCAGACAACCAGTGATCTCGGGCTGAATATGCGCGGCAAGGCTTACTGGAAGAACGCCGCATTGTTTCAAAGCGAATGGAGCCTGGAGCCGCAGTTCCCCGCAGAAAATACCGTTGACGACTCCATCCGCCAGTTCATTATCATCGGTGAACTGATCAACCCCTTCTATCCCGAAAAGCATCTTCTCGACTACTTCTGGAAACTGTTCACCAGCGAACAGAAAACAAGAGTTTACAATTCGGATTTCCCGTCCGGCGAACTGAAAGCGATGATCAGGGTGATGATGGCGGCAAACCAGCGTGAAATCCTGCGCCGGCTTGAACAGCAGCTGAATTCTTATCCGCCGGATATGCAGCTTTATCATGACCTGATCGTGTTCTACTTTGACCGGACGATCTATTCACGATGCAAGCTCTATCTGGACAAAATCGGTGATCATGAGATGCCCTCTGATCTGGCCATCTACCAGCTGAAAATTGCAATCGGTGAAAAAGATTACGGAAAGGCTGCAAAACTGCTGGAAAACCTGATGGAGGAACTTCCTACTCATCCTGAGATCCTGCTGTCGGCTGCGGAGATCCACAGAAAAAGCGGAAACAGGGAACAGTCTGAGAAGTTCATGTCACTTGCCAGGACCTTCAATCCGTACATCCGGCCCTGA
- a CDS encoding transglutaminase family protein, with protein sequence MITAKTSTREITRNELRAIVALMDDPDTFVQSRVNEQLSLLGEQDVPLLDEIREEISDTSLRNRLSGLIHKLTFPSFEQEFAELMDLGLDSPGSLERIQLMLCRLDNPTLRTDLYKRQLDRMAARLEPSLGAGLTSGEKLETFISFFFKNEYFKGDTEDYTSPDNSYLHKVLQRRKGIPLSLSMVMLFVASRLDMPLYGVNMPIHFLIKYETESTSTFIDPYNGGRIVSLDQCSYFLRKSGIVPKSVHFERALETDMLARTIRNLKISYEKRGCTQRVRELERLLEYVVAC encoded by the coding sequence GTGATTACCGCAAAGACATCAACCAGGGAAATTACCAGGAACGAGCTGAGAGCTATTGTTGCTCTCATGGATGATCCCGATACGTTTGTACAGTCCAGGGTCAATGAGCAGCTGTCACTGCTCGGAGAACAGGATGTGCCGTTGCTCGATGAGATCAGAGAAGAAATCAGCGACACTTCCCTCAGGAACCGGCTTTCCGGGTTGATCCACAAGCTCACATTCCCGTCGTTTGAGCAGGAGTTTGCCGAACTGATGGATCTCGGACTCGATTCTCCGGGGTCCCTGGAACGCATCCAGCTGATGCTTTGCCGTCTGGACAATCCCACGCTGCGGACCGATCTGTACAAACGCCAGCTGGACAGGATGGCTGCCCGCCTTGAGCCTTCGCTCGGTGCCGGTCTTACCTCCGGCGAGAAGCTCGAGACGTTTATCTCCTTTTTCTTCAAAAACGAATACTTCAAGGGCGATACCGAAGATTACACGAGTCCGGACAACTCTTACCTTCACAAAGTGCTTCAGCGGAGGAAGGGTATCCCGCTGTCGCTTAGTATGGTGATGCTGTTTGTAGCCTCCCGGCTTGATATGCCGCTGTACGGCGTCAACATGCCGATTCATTTTCTCATTAAATATGAAACCGAAAGCACTTCCACATTTATAGATCCTTATAATGGCGGCCGGATTGTCAGTCTGGATCAGTGCTCCTATTTTTTGAGGAAAAGCGGGATTGTTCCGAAGTCAGTCCATTTTGAGAGGGCACTGGAAACCGATATGCTGGCCAGAACCATACGAAATCTGAAAATCAGCTACGAAAAGCGAGGCTGCACACAAAGGGTGAGAGAGCTTGAGCGTCTGCTTGAATACGTTGTTGCCTGCTGA